CGGGTTTCAGCGACGTTTTCCTTGAAATCGGCTCGCGCCCGCGGCCCTCGGAGGCGCAGAACGCGCCGGTTTCGAGCGCGTCGACGGCAGCGGTGGCCGAACCCCAGGTGCCGTTCGCCGGCAATCTGGACAACCACTACACCTTCGCCAACTTCGTCGAAGGCCGCAGCAACCAGCTGGGTCTGGCCGCTGCCTTCCAGGCGGCGCAGAAGCCAGGCGACCGCGCGCACAATCCGCTGCTGCTGTACGGGGGCACCGGCCTGGGCAAGACCCACCTGATGTTCGCCGCCGGCAATGCCATGCGCCAGGCCAACCCGGGTGCGAAAGTGCTGTACCTGCGCTCGGAGCAGTTCTTCAGCGCGATGATCCGGGCCCTGCAGGAAAAGACCATGGATCAGTTCAAGCGTCAGTTCCAGCAGGTGGACGCGCTGCTGATCGATGACATCCAGTTCTTCGCGGGCAAGGACCGCACCCAGGAAGAGTTTTTCCACACCTTCAACGCGCTGTTCGACGGCAAGCAGCAGATCATCCTGACCTGCGACCGGTACCCGCGCGAAGTCGAGGGCCTGGAAGCGCGCCTGAAGTCGCGGCTTGCCTGGGGCCTGTCAGTCGCGATCGAACCGCCGGACTTCGAGACCCGCGCCGCGATCGTGCTGGCCAAAGCACGAGAACGCGGAGCCGAGATTCCCGATGATGTTGCGTTCCTGATCGCCAAGAAGATGCGCTCCAACGTGCGCGACCTCGAAGGCGCGCTCAATACCCTGACCGCCCGCGCCAATTTCACCGGCCGTGCGATCACCACTGAATTCGCCCAGGAAACCCTGCGCGATCTGCTGCGCGCCCAGCAGCAGGCGATCAGCATTCCCAACATCCAGAAAACCGTGGCCGACTACTACGGGCTGCAGATCAAGGATCTGCTGTCCAAGCGCCGGACCCGTTCGCTGGCCCGCCCCCGCCAGGTCGCCATGGCCCTGACCAAGGAACTGACCGAGCACAGCCTGCCCGAGATCGGTGATGCCTTTGCCGGTCGCGATCACACCACGGTGCTGCATGCCTGCCGCCAGATCCGCACCCTGATGGAAACCGACGGCAAGCTCCGCGAGGACTGGGACAAGCTGATCCGGAAGCTGAGCGAATGATGCACGGACGCCGATAAGGCGTCATCGCACAAAACGGTGCAGAATCCGGTAGCAAGCGCGGGATGAGTTGTGGATAAAAATGGCGTCTGGAATCGCGTCGAATTTATCCACAGCTTTCCCCACCCCCTGGGGGGCGGTAATACAGAGGGTTTCGAGGCTGGAAACTCTTTCTATTACAAAGACTTAGCGTAGTTTTCCAGCGATTCTGTCTCT
Above is a genomic segment from Stenotrophomonas sp. ESTM1D_MKCIP4_1 containing:
- the dnaA gene encoding chromosomal replication initiator protein DnaA; the encoded protein is MDAWSRSLERLEAEFPPEDVHTWLKPLQADLRADSLVLYAPNAFIVDQVRELYLARIRELLTHFAGFSDVFLEIGSRPRPSEAQNAPVSSASTAAVAEPQVPFAGNLDNHYTFANFVEGRSNQLGLAAAFQAAQKPGDRAHNPLLLYGGTGLGKTHLMFAAGNAMRQANPGAKVLYLRSEQFFSAMIRALQEKTMDQFKRQFQQVDALLIDDIQFFAGKDRTQEEFFHTFNALFDGKQQIILTCDRYPREVEGLEARLKSRLAWGLSVAIEPPDFETRAAIVLAKARERGAEIPDDVAFLIAKKMRSNVRDLEGALNTLTARANFTGRAITTEFAQETLRDLLRAQQQAISIPNIQKTVADYYGLQIKDLLSKRRTRSLARPRQVAMALTKELTEHSLPEIGDAFAGRDHTTVLHACRQIRTLMETDGKLREDWDKLIRKLSE